One window of Verrucomicrobiota bacterium genomic DNA carries:
- a CDS encoding helix-turn-helix transcriptional regulator, with amino-acid sequence MGGHEKEKCRSFGEAWEHLGSDLPLPEKQRDLLQRGGLFVVANGSSSVSPISKMLNAKQRISPNGWRRSRSRTARFGPMPTTAFTTPSRTGLSPVRFARLIKRIYRITPGQLINKTRLGIASQTLIETPLPVIEVAHACGFYDQSAFARAFKRRRPV; translated from the coding sequence ATGGGAGGTCATGAAAAGGAAAAGTGCCGCAGTTTTGGCGAAGCGTGGGAACATCTCGGTTCGGATTTACCCCTACCAGAAAAACAACGCGACCTACTACAACGTGGCGGATTATTCGTCGTGGCAAACGGATCGTCGTCGGTTTCTCCGATCTCGAAAATGCTAAATGCGAAGCAACGAATCTCGCCGAATGGCTGGCGCCGTTCGCGAAGCCGCACGGCCCGGTTTGGCCCCATGCCCACGACAGCTTTTACGACGCCCAGCAGGACCGGGCTGTCTCCGGTGCGGTTCGCGCGCCTGATCAAGCGCATCTATCGAATCACGCCCGGCCAGCTTATCAACAAAACCCGTCTGGGAATCGCGTCGCAAACTCTCATCGAGACGCCCCTACCAGTTATTGAAGTGGCGCATGCGTGCGGTTTTTACGACCAAAGCGCCTTTGCCCGCGCATTCAAGCGGCGGCGACCGGTTTGA